Part of the Candidatus Methylomirabilota bacterium genome is shown below.
GGCGGCGGGGCCGGCGAGCAGCACGAGGTAGAGCACAGGCGTCGGGGTCGGGCCGCCCACCAGCCGCCCCACCGTCCAGGCCGCCACGAAGGCCCCGAAGGCATAGAGGTTGCCGTGGGCCAGGTTGACGATTCGCATGACGCCGTAGATGAGGCTGAGCCCGCCCGCGATGAGGAAGAGCACCGCTGCGTAGAGGAGCGAGTTGAGGACGTGGATCAGCAGCGTGTCCATGGCCCGCTACGATGCCTCAACTCAGGGAGCGGCATCAACCCGAAACTGCGCTACCGCCACCTCGGGGTTGACCCAGTTGTCGCGCAGGCCGAGGGCCACCAGGGCGGTGTACGCGCCCGGCTTGAGCCGGCCCTTGAGATTGACCACGAGCCGGGCGCCGTCCCGGTCGCGCGACAGGCCCGCGTCGGCCACCGCGCCGTCGGCGCCCACGATGACGTAGCGGCAGACGGGCACATCCGCGCGGTCCTCGTCGGAGACCGGCTTGCCCAGCGGCTCCCGCACGATGCGGTACTCCCGCAGGAACCTCTCGACGCGCTCGATCTCGGGGACGATCTCCAGGCGGTCGCCGCGGGCGGTGAGGCGGGTGACGAAAGCCCGGCGCGGGATGGCGAAGCGATCATAGGTGCCGACGCCGTTGGGGTTGGTGAAGTCGCGAAACGCCGTCAGGACGACCTCACGCTCCGACCACTTGTCGAGCGAGTACGGCCCATTGGTGACGAGGAAATGGCCGCGCCTGGCGTAAAAGCTCTTGAGGGCGGCCCAGCGTGTCTGGGCCTCGTCCGCCGTCACGAGCCGCTTGAGGGCGGGCGGGACATAGGCCTGAGCCGCGAAGCCATCCACGAGCGCGGCCAGCGCCTCCTTGGTCTTCGGATCTCGCGCCAGGTCGAGCCACGGCACGCCTCGCCGCTTGGCCTCCGCCGGCGAGAAGGCCGCGAGGCCGCGCTTGACGGCCTCCTCCATCAGCACCATCACGGGCCAGGGCAAGGCACTCCAGGGCGTGGCGAGGGCGGCGAGGGTCGCGTCATCGAAGGCGCCCCCGGTGACGTAGACGTCGATCACCGGAACGATGTAGGTGAACGTGGTATCGCTGTACTTCTTGACCTCGGCGTCCACCTTGACCACGCGGAAGCCGACGAGGGCCTGCCGGAGCGGCGCCGTGGCGGCTTCTACGACGGGGTCGCCCGCGGGTCGCCCGCCCGCCCGCGCGCCCCACCGGTAGGCGAAGCTATACGCGTAGGCCGCGTCCGCCGGGGTCATGCGCGTACTGTCGTGGAAGGCGGAGGCCACGAGGCGATAGGTGACGCGGGCCCGCGCGCTCTTGCCTTTCCCCGCTTCACGCAAGAGGCCGGTGCCGGGCTCGGGGATCATGGCATCCTCCGGCAGCTCGATATCGGAGATTGGAGGGGAGGTCGCCGGCCGCGTGACCGCCACGGGCGTGGTTCGGTTCGGCAGCCACTCGGAACTGTACGGCGCGGGGATCAGGGCCGGGTCGCCGACTGCAGCCCAGAGCAATCGGCCGGCGGGGTCAGAGAAGCCCGCTATGGGATTCCACGCAGCGGCGGGCCGGCTGGCCATCCCCAATCTCAGCCAGCCGTTCCACGGGAAGTCCTTGAGCTTGACGGTGCGGAGGAAGATGGCGGAGTTGAACCCGGTCTGCGAATCCCAGGCGACGTTCTCGACGCCCTGGGAGAACTCCGTGTTGAAGTACTCGCTGCGGAGCACGTAGCCGAGGACCACGCGGTCGCAGCTCTCCCCGAGGCGCTGGACCATTTGGCGCTCCATCTCCAGGCGCTCCGCGTCCGTGCTCCAGCCGCCAGACGACAGACGCCCATAGAGGCCGTCAACCGCCTGGCGCGCTCCGGCATCGGTCAGAGTCGCCGCCTGCAGCAGATAGGCGTGGAACCAGCCCGATTTGACCCAGGCCGGTTCAAGCCAGCCATTGAGTCCGGTCCACTGGCGAGCGAGGAGGGATTCGAGAGTCACATCCTCGACGACAAGGTCCCAGTCTCTGCCCTGGTACTGCGGAGGCCGGGCAAGCGACTCTGCCCATGGGCCCTGCAGCCGAGTGGCCAGGGGAACGGTCGAGGCGGCGGCCGGGCGCTCCTGGATCTCTCGCTTGGCCTTCTGCGCCTGGTCGAAGTGGGCAAGATAGTCGGCATGCAGCGGCGTGACCGCGTAGGGGTGAAACACATAGCCCGATCGGGAAGCGCTGAGCGCCCTGGCGATGCCGAGCGCATGCTCGCAGCGGCTCTGGCGGGTCCTCACCGTCCGCGACGCGGGGTTGAAGGTGAGCACGACGTATCCCGCGAGCGACTCGACGGCCTTGACGTCGGCCGGGGCGCGGCCGCCCACGAAGGGGTCGGCACCGACATAGGCGTGAAGCTTGGCGCTCTTGAGCAGCGGCGCCGCCGCGGCGGCCGGCAGAGCCTCGAGCCGGATCTCTTGCGGGTAGTAGGACGGATAGAAGGGCAGCTCGTGACCAGCCCCGGAGGGAGCAGCCCAGAGCAGGCAGAAGACGAGAAGGAGGAGCCGGCGCCCGATGGGCGCGCTTCGACAAAACCGCCGGCGCTTCATGAACGTGAGCAAGGGGGAGGGGGGCGGTTCCCGCTCCCCTCCCCCGAACCCGTGAGCCGGGGCGCTAGAGCTTGACCGTGGGCCAGGTCTTGTCGATCCAGGTGTAGGTCCGGGTATCCTCGCCGCTCGGCGCCGGCCACCCTGGAGGCGCCGTGATGTTGCGGATCGGGATCGTGATGATCTTGTTCGGATCGAGGATCTGGAACGGATAGTCCGGCGAGTTCACGCTGAAGCCGGTCATGGCATCCTTGTAGCCCTGGTGGTTGTCCGGCCGGATGTGCAGGTAACCCGCCGGGCCGGAGATGGACGCCCCTTCCAGCTGGCTGATGATGGCCTCGTCATCGGGCCAGCCTCCCGTCAGCTTGTTGGCCTTCTCGATGGTCTGCTTGAGGAGCATGAGCGTCGTATATGCCCCTTCCGACTGGAAGTTCGGGTACTCCTTCCACCGGTCGAGGTACTTCTTCACGAACGCCGAGTTCAGCGGCCAGCGATCTTGCGGCGGATAGTTGAAGTAGTAGTTGGAGTGGACGCCCGCGATGACGCCCTCCGGGTGATCCTTGCCGATGGCGTGCGGGGCCACCCCGAAGGCGATCATGCTCGTGAATTTCATCTTCTTGAACATGTCGTAGCGCAGGCCCTGCTTGTACATGGCCACGTAGTCGCCGCCCCACACCGAGGAGACGAGCAGGTCGGGCTTGGCCGCGATGGCCTTGGTGATGTGAGAGGTGAAGTCCGTGGTGCCGAGCTTGGGCCAGCCCTCGGAGACGACCTGGGTGCCGGGGAGCATCTTCTTCATCACGATGTTGAAATGCGCGAAGGCGTTGCGCCCGTAGGAGTAGTCCGGGTGGATGTGGGCGATCTTCCGCACCCTGGGCCAGGTCATGGCCGTGGCCACGGCCGCCGTCACCCCGTCGGCCGACTGCATGTTGGTGATGCGGAAGATGTAATGCGGGTTGAGCACGGCCTTGTCGAAGAGGAAGTCGGTGCACCCGTCGACGAAGATGGTGAGCAGCTTGAGCGACTCGGCCTCGGGCCCGAGAGCCGGCGTGTTGCCGCTGGAGATGACCCCGGTGAAGAGGTCGATCTTCTCCGAGAGCTTCATCCGGCGCATTTCCTTCACGTTGGCGTCGGTGCCGGCGGCCTCGTCGGCCTTGATGGTCTCGATCTTGCGCTTGCCCAGCAAGCCGCCCTGGGCGTTGATCTCCTCCGCGGCCAGGATGTGCCCCTTGTACGAAGGCTCTCCGAGCACGGCGGCCGCGCCCGTGAAGAAGGTCATGTGGCCGATCTTGTACGGCGTGTCCGGGATATTGCCCTTGGGCTGCGCTTCGGCTCGGCCGATGAGAGCCGGTGCGCCGACGAGCGGCACGCTGGCCGCGGTCGCCGCGGCGCCGACGGTGACGCCGAGCCGGCTCAGGAAATCACGACGGGATACCTCTGCGGCCATATGGAGTCCCTCCTTCATTGGGTGGACAGTTTCGAGGCCAGTAGGGTAAGGCGATAGTAGCCCTGGTTGACGCCAAGCTCAAGGCGTAAGCGCGCCTGGCGGGCCACTTTCAGCACCATGCGTCAGGGTGAGAGCCTCGCGCCGTGGGCCGGCTCCGCCTATAATCGGACCGGCTGGTGAGCGAGATATGCGAGCAATCGGGCTGGCGCTTCGAGGTATGGGGGCGGCCGTGAGGTCACGGCGGTGGCTCTTCGGCGCGGTCGCGCTCGGCGTCTTCGCCCTCGACATCCTGGTGCCGCCGCTCGTCCTCACCCTCGCCCGCAAGCCGGTCACCGCTTTCACCATCAATCCCTTGCTGCCCACCCTGCCCGGCTACCTCGTGTCGGGGCCTGGGTCCCTCGGGGAGCGCCTCGCCAAGGCCTGGGGCTTGGCCCTCTTCTGGTTCTCCTCGGACAACTCGTTCGGGCTCGAGTGGGGCTTCGCGGTGACAACGGCGGACCTCGCGCGCTTTGCCTTCATGTCGCTCCTCGTCGCGCTGTACTTCGCGCTGTGGATGGAGCGCCGCGCGCGCTTCGCGGCCGTCCCGTGGGGTCGCCGAGCCGGTGGAACGGGGGGTGTGCTGGGCGCCCTTGGCGGCGTCCTCGGACTATCCACAGGTGGTTGCACCGTGATGGGCTGCGGCGCGCCCGTGCTCCCCGTCATCGGACTCGCCTTCGTGGGCCTCAGCAGCACCACGATCAAGTGGATGTCCGAGCTGTCCACCATCGCCACGGCGCTCGTGATGGGCGGCCTCGGCATGGCCGTCCTCTGGCTCGGCTGGCGTGCGGGGTGGCGGACCGGGCCGTTCGACTGATGGGGAGGCACGTGATGGAGCGGCGCACTTTCATGGCATTGGTCTCGGGCGGGCTCTTTGCCGCCCCGCTCGTCGTCGAGGCTCAGCAGGCGAGAAAGGTGTGGCGGGTGGGCTTCCTGACTTTCGGCTTCAAGCCCGTGCCCGGGTCCCCTACCAGCCTCGATCCGTTCTTCCACAAGCTGCGCGAGCTCGGCTACACGGAGGGACGGAACGTCGTCCTGGAGTTCCGCTACGCGGAGGGACGAACCGAGCGCTATCCCGCCCTCGCGGCTGAGCTGGTCAGTCTCAACGTCGATGTGCTCGTCGCCGAAAGCACCCCTGCCGCTATTGCCGCCAAGCAGGCGAGCGGCGTGGTCCCCATCGTCATGGTCTCCGTGAGTGATCCCGTGGGGACGAAGTTGGTCGATAGCCTCGCCCGTCCGGGTGGGAACATCACGGGGCTATCACTTCTCGCGCCGGAATTGAGCGCCAAGCGACTGGACCTGCTCAAACAGACTTTGCCAAGGCTCTCGCGGGTGACCGTGCTGTGGAATTCCGCCAATGAGGGCATGAAGCTCAGGTTCAACGAGACCCAGCATGTCGCGCCGGCGTTGGGGCTGTCCCTTCAATCGGTGACGGTGCAGCGCCCCGAAGATTTCGACGTGATCTTTGCCGCCATGAGTAAAGACCGGCCTGAATCGCTCCTGGTCTTGGCCGACACCGTCACCGTGGCCAACAGCAGACACACTGTCGAGTTTGCCGCACGGAACCGGGTGCCCGCGATCTACGAGGCGAGGGCGTTCGTGGACGGCGGCGGCCTCATGTCGTATGGGATAGACTTTGCCGAGCAATACCGCCGCGCCGCTACCTACGTGGACCGGATCCTCAAGGGCGCCAAGCCCGCCGACCTGCCCGTGGAGCAGCCTACGAAGTTCGAATTCGTCATCAACCTCAAGGCGGCAAGGGCGCTCGGGCTGACGATCCCGCCACCAGTGCTCGCGCGGGCGGACGAGGTCATCCCGTAGCCTCTACCGCCGGGCGAAGCAGGGCGCTCAAAAAGGTCCAGATGCGAGGCGGCGAGGGCGGCGGCACCCCGAGGCGTAGATATCACTCAGCCCTCGCCTCGTGGCTGCGCCTCTCAGCTCGAACTGCCACGTACGTTGAGCGGGTGCCCTCGCCAACGAAGCACATGGGCCTTTTTCAGCGCCCTGCCCAGTGTACACTCGGCGCATGCTCTCGCGCCCATTCGGCCCGACCGGCATCAGCCTGCCGGTCATAGGCCAGGGCACCTGGCACATGGGCGAGGAGCGCAAGCTCAGGAAGGACGAGATCGCCGCGCTGTCGCTGGGGCTTGACCTCGGCCTGACCCACATCGACACGGCCGAGATGTACGCGGACGGAGGCGCCGAGGAGATTGTCGCCGAGGCGGTGGCCGGCCGGCGTCGCGAGGCCTTCATCGCCACCAAGGTCATGCCCTCGAATGCCTCGTATCGAGGCACCATCGAGGCGTGCGAGCGCTCCCTCAAGCGCCTGCGCACGGACCACGTGGATCTCTATCTCCTCCACTGGTGGAGCGGGCGGCACGCCATCGCCGACACCATGCGGGCCATGGCCGAGCTGTGCGCCGCGGGCAAGACGCGCTTCGTCGGGGTGAGCAATCTCGACGTGGCCCAGATGGAGGCCGCCCAGGCCGCGCTCGGCGGGATCCGCCTCGCCTGCAATCAGGTCCTCTACCATCTGCGCGACCGCGCCATCGAAAAGGACGTGCTCCCGCATTGCGAGCGCGAGCGGATCGCCGTGGTCGGCTACACGCCGCTGGCCCGCGGCGGATTCATGCGAGGCGCGGTGGCGGACATCGCCAAGCGCCTCGGCAAGACGCCGCGCCAGGTCGCCCTCAACTTCCTCACGCGCCGGCCCGCCCTCTTCACCATCCCGAAGGCGGGACGAGCCGAGCACGTGCGCGAGAACGCGGGCGCCCTCGACTTCACGCTCACCCCTGAAGATCTCTCGGCCATAGACGCCGAGTATCGGAGCTAGACAATGCCCTCAGCAAAGGCCATCGGCCAGTCCCTGCCCCGCGTGGACGGAGGCGAGAAGGCCGCGGGCCTCACCCGCTTCGCCGCCGATCTCCCTCAGCCCGGCATGCTCCACGCGCGGCTCGTGCTCTCGCACCACGCCCACGCACGCGTGGTCAAGGTGGACGCGCGCGCGGCCCGGGCCGTGCCCGGCGTGGTCGGCGTCTTCACGGGCCGCGATCTGCCCCTTCCCCAGCAAGATCCCTCGGACCGGAACCGCTGCCCGCTCGCCCTGGAGCGGGTCCGCTTCGTCGGCCATCCCGTGGTCGCCGTGGTGGCCGAGAGCGAGGCAGTCGCCGAGGATGCCGCCGCCCTGGTCGAGATCGAGTACGAGATCCTGCCCGCGGCGGTCGACGCGCTCGAGGCCATGCGCCCCGAGGCGCCGGTGGTGCGTGAGCGGGGCGGCGACGGCGACGCCGCCGAGCTCGGCCAGCACGGGGCGGCGGGCGGCGGCGCCACCCTGAAGGAAGCGCTACCCCCCAATGTCGCGAGCACTCAGCACTTCACCAGGGGCGACGTCGCCAAGGGCTTTGCCGAGGCCCATGTGGTGATCGAGCGCACCTACCGCACGAGCATGGTCCACCAGGGCTACCTCGAGCCCCGCGTCGCCGTGGCCTCCGTGGACGCGCTCGGCAATGTCACCGTGTGGACCACCACGCAGGCGCTCTTCTACACGCGCTCGGAGGTCGCGGAGGCGCTCGGACTGCCCGAGCATCGGGTGCGCGTCGTGGCCACGCCGCTGGGCGGCGGCTTCGGCGGCAAGTTCGTTCTCCTGGAGCCTCTGGCCGCCGCCCTGACCGTGGCGGTCAA
Proteins encoded:
- a CDS encoding ABC transporter substrate-binding protein, whose translation is MERRTFMALVSGGLFAAPLVVEAQQARKVWRVGFLTFGFKPVPGSPTSLDPFFHKLRELGYTEGRNVVLEFRYAEGRTERYPALAAELVSLNVDVLVAESTPAAIAAKQASGVVPIVMVSVSDPVGTKLVDSLARPGGNITGLSLLAPELSAKRLDLLKQTLPRLSRVTVLWNSANEGMKLRFNETQHVAPALGLSLQSVTVQRPEDFDVIFAAMSKDRPESLLVLADTVTVANSRHTVEFAARNRVPAIYEARAFVDGGGLMSYGIDFAEQYRRAATYVDRILKGAKPADLPVEQPTKFEFVINLKAARALGLTIPPPVLARADEVIP
- a CDS encoding aldo/keto reductase — protein: MLSRPFGPTGISLPVIGQGTWHMGEERKLRKDEIAALSLGLDLGLTHIDTAEMYADGGAEEIVAEAVAGRRREAFIATKVMPSNASYRGTIEACERSLKRLRTDHVDLYLLHWWSGRHAIADTMRAMAELCAAGKTRFVGVSNLDVAQMEAAQAALGGIRLACNQVLYHLRDRAIEKDVLPHCERERIAVVGYTPLARGGFMRGAVADIAKRLGKTPRQVALNFLTRRPALFTIPKAGRAEHVRENAGALDFTLTPEDLSAIDAEYRS
- a CDS encoding molybdopterin cofactor-binding domain-containing protein, whose protein sequence is MPSAKAIGQSLPRVDGGEKAAGLTRFAADLPQPGMLHARLVLSHHAHARVVKVDARAARAVPGVVGVFTGRDLPLPQQDPSDRNRCPLALERVRFVGHPVVAVVAESEAVAEDAAALVEIEYEILPAAVDALEAMRPEAPVVRERGGDGDAAELGQHGAAGGGATLKEALPPNVASTQHFTRGDVAKGFAEAHVVIERTYRTSMVHQGYLEPRVAVASVDALGNVTVWTTTQALFYTRSEVAEALGLPEHRVRVVATPLGGGFGGKFVLLEPLAAALTVAVKRPVSLVLSRTEEFLTTTPAPPSVFELKTGVGKDGKLTALQARVIFDAGAFTGAPVGIACLMLGSWYRLPHMDIRGYEVLTHKPGNGAYRAPGAVQAAFALESQMDDMARALGM
- a CDS encoding ABC transporter substrate-binding protein, translated to MAAEVSRRDFLSRLGVTVGAAATAASVPLVGAPALIGRAEAQPKGNIPDTPYKIGHMTFFTGAAAVLGEPSYKGHILAAEEINAQGGLLGKRKIETIKADEAAGTDANVKEMRRMKLSEKIDLFTGVISSGNTPALGPEAESLKLLTIFVDGCTDFLFDKAVLNPHYIFRITNMQSADGVTAAVATAMTWPRVRKIAHIHPDYSYGRNAFAHFNIVMKKMLPGTQVVSEGWPKLGTTDFTSHITKAIAAKPDLLVSSVWGGDYVAMYKQGLRYDMFKKMKFTSMIAFGVAPHAIGKDHPEGVIAGVHSNYYFNYPPQDRWPLNSAFVKKYLDRWKEYPNFQSEGAYTTLMLLKQTIEKANKLTGGWPDDEAIISQLEGASISGPAGYLHIRPDNHQGYKDAMTGFSVNSPDYPFQILDPNKIITIPIRNITAPPGWPAPSGEDTRTYTWIDKTWPTVKL